In Alosa sapidissima isolate fAloSap1 chromosome 4, fAloSap1.pri, whole genome shotgun sequence, the following are encoded in one genomic region:
- the LOC121707925 gene encoding calglandulin-like, with the protein MANKLTPEQITEYKGVFEMFDEEGNGDVKTQELERLMSLMGINPTKRELVQMAKDVDQNGKGTFNCDSFLGLMALYLERTKNQDAELRAAFKVFDKEAKGYIDWNTLKYVLMNAGEPLNELEAEQMMKEADKDGDGTIDYEEFVAMMTGDSFRMS; encoded by the exons ATG GCAAACAAACTGACTCCAGAACAGATCACAGAGTACAAGGGAGTGTTTGAGATGTTTGATGAGGAGGGAAATGGAGACGTGAAGACCCAGGAACTGGAGAGGCTCATGAGTCTGATGGGCATCAACCCCACTAAGAGGGAGCTTGTCCAGATGGCCAAAGATGTGGACCAAAATG GAAAAGGAACTTTCAATTGTGACAGCTTCTTGGGATTGATGGCCTTGTACCTTGAGAGGACAAAGAATCAGGATGCAGAGCTCCGGGCTGCTTTTAAAGTTTTTGATAAAGAAGCCAAGGGCTACATTGATTGGAACACACTGAA ATATGTACTGATGAATGCAGGAGAGCCCCTGAATGAGCTGGAGGCGGAGCAGATGATGAAGGAGGCTGACAAAGATGGTGATGGAACCATTGATTACGAAG AGTTTGTGGCTATGATGACGGGAGACTCATTCAGGATGAGCTAA